From the genome of Hyphobacterium sp. CCMP332:
AACCGCCGCAGCGTCCGCGCCGCGGCGTTTTCGTAACTGGGTGGAAGCCCGGCTTCGCGGTGCGCGTTACAGCGCCGCCAATGCCGCACGCCTCTTTGCAGGCCTCGCCGCTGCATTGATCCTTCTCATTCTCGGCGGCTTTTTCATTTTTGGCGGGCTGGATGATCTGGGCGCCTCGGCAGAGCGCATGGCCGCCAATCGCATGGCAGCGATGGGGCTCGCGATCGACATCATCGAAGTCTCAGGCGTCGAACCCGAACAGGCCGCAGAAGTCGCGACAACGATATCGGTCTTTCGCGGGCAACCCATGCTGAATTTCAACCCGAACGCCGCCCGTGCCGAAGTCGAGGCTCTGCCCTGGGTCAGAGAAGCCAGCATTGTGCGCCTCTGGCCCGACCGGATTGCCGTGATTATCGAGCCGCGCGCTGAATTCGCGCTGTGGCAGATCGACGGCGACATTCACGTCATTGACCGCGACGGCGCGGTGTTGGGCGAGGCCGATGCCAATGAATGGCCCGACCTGCCGCTTGTCGTTGGTTTTGGTGCCAATGAAGAGGCTGAATTCCTGATCGAGATCCTCGAACACCATGAAGAGATCGAGAGCCGGGTATCCGCGATGGTGCGCGTCGGTGACCGCCGCTGGAATTTGCGCCTCGTCAACGGGCTGGATATCAAACTGCCGGAAAGCGAAGTCGGTGCAGCGTTGGCGTTGCTGGCGGCCATGCATGCAGAGCGCGGTGTTCTGCGACTGGACGCCGAGAGTATCGATCTGCGCCAGCCCGGCGAAATGATTTTACGGGCGCGGCCTGAGCGCGCGCGCGCGGCCGGCATGGAGGAGCGCGAGGCGTGAGCTTGTTGTCCTTCCTCTCCGGCGAAAAGACTAAGTCAACGGGTCAAGCCAAGCCGGGCATTTGCGCGGCGCTGGATCTGGGTTCATCCAAGACGGTCTGTTTCATCTCACGCACAGAACAGACCGCAGAAGGCGCGCGGCCGCGCATTATCGGCGTCGGGCACCAATCCTCACGCGGCATGAAGGGCGGTGTCATTTCCGATCTGGAACTGGCGCGCGCCAATATTCGCGAGACGGTCCAGCGCG
Proteins encoded in this window:
- a CDS encoding cell division protein FtsQ/DivIB gives rise to the protein MSKVKRAPARRKPTRRKSPRKQTAAASAPRRFRNWVEARLRGARYSAANAARLFAGLAAALILLILGGFFIFGGLDDLGASAERMAANRMAAMGLAIDIIEVSGVEPEQAAEVATTISVFRGQPMLNFNPNAARAEVEALPWVREASIVRLWPDRIAVIIEPRAEFALWQIDGDIHVIDRDGAVLGEADANEWPDLPLVVGFGANEEAEFLIEILEHHEEIESRVSAMVRVGDRRWNLRLVNGLDIKLPESEVGAALALLAAMHAERGVLRLDAESIDLRQPGEMILRARPERARAAGMEEREA